From one Bacteroides fragilis NCTC 9343 genomic stretch:
- a CDS encoding TonB-dependent receptor: MKKNLLQKWYVHQQLELTHIIRIMKLSVFFIFVFLFQLQAGNVKSQEVRVTLSKSSLTFGELMREIEKQTNYLFMYRDAEIDLSQKIEVKNTSATVKEILTTALRNKKLTYKFSNNYISLYVDKEKAPETMVTQQERKIKIKGVVIDQVGEPIIGANISLKGQPGTGDITDIEGNFTLEVPEKAVLVISYIGYLTQEIPVNGKASFNIQMKEDTKTLDEVVVVGYGSQKKQTVTASASTLKVSSLKNVPTANLASSLGGRVSGVLIQQTGGEAGYDDPTIIIRGSSSPTSSSPLIVVDGIIGRSMSQLDPSEIESMTVLKDASAVAPYGARGANGVILITTKRGKSGKAQVDYNFKIGFGTPTRMPEIASSYDHARFMNDAWRNKEMDLGEDPGMYGIYTEEELQKFRDGSDPYGYPNTDWNKEVLLPRAWQQMHSLTASGGSDKVKYFAGFGYVKQDALYGDTRTNKSTSGFNRYNARVNIDANIVDKYLNLSADMAYRQEDRNSIAGSTSDVFNNMHRNPQTDPGRFPDGNLGKVSLGVNPIGLATEGGWVKDRKSVLNTRFMLDFNVPGLEGLNLKGIFSYDKIFNSIKRWTTPVDFYVWNKITGEYDGHSPNREGAELKQTYSTSQAMTFEFQAAYNKTIAQDHQLGALFVFSRSEGADENFWASRTKYRIYSIQQLFAGPDKDKDNSGSASETGKVGSVFRLTYNYKEKYMLEANGRLDGSEKFPKSKRYGFFPSVSAAWRISAEPFMEPFSGVLSNLKLRTSWGRAGTDNIGQFQYMSAYGTGGDAVFGGQNPEIAPGYTETRFPNPNITWETSEMFNIGIDASFFNGKLNLEADWFYKKTNDILRERTDMPAILGYKLPAANVGKVDNRGIDLNITHRNHLRDFNYSIAGNLTWARNKVIDLLEPAGEKNNPRQRSTGHSMSQYFGYEALGLFQSDEEANNWPQPQFGKAKAGDIKYKDQNGDGIIDAEDEIAIGRSNYPELVYGLNLNAEWKGFDITFFFQGAALADFYYNGYLAFPYIEGRGGALLEHHIGNTWTPENPKAEFPRLYYGGNANNQLFSSFWMRNGSYLRLKNVEIGYDFKKLLLSKVSEIQGLRLYFSGSNLLTWSQIKYFDPELRSTDGSAYPQMKTFVFGANITF, translated from the coding sequence ATGAAAAAAAACTTGTTGCAGAAATGGTATGTCCATCAACAACTTGAATTAACACATATTATACGAATTATGAAACTGTCCGTGTTCTTTATATTCGTTTTTCTCTTTCAGCTTCAGGCTGGTAACGTAAAATCGCAAGAGGTCCGTGTGACTCTTTCTAAGAGTAGCCTGACTTTCGGCGAATTGATGCGCGAAATCGAAAAACAGACTAATTATCTGTTCATGTATCGTGATGCAGAAATTGACCTTTCTCAGAAAATAGAGGTAAAAAACACCAGTGCTACGGTAAAGGAAATCCTGACAACGGCGCTCAGAAACAAAAAGTTGACGTATAAATTCTCTAATAACTACATTTCTCTTTACGTAGACAAAGAGAAAGCCCCTGAGACCATGGTCACCCAGCAGGAACGAAAAATTAAAATTAAGGGTGTAGTAATCGATCAGGTCGGTGAGCCGATTATCGGAGCCAATATCTCACTAAAAGGGCAGCCGGGAACAGGAGATATCACGGACATAGAAGGAAACTTCACATTGGAAGTGCCGGAAAAGGCTGTATTAGTAATTTCGTATATCGGATATCTGACTCAGGAAATACCTGTGAATGGAAAAGCATCTTTCAACATTCAGATGAAAGAAGATACTAAAACCCTGGATGAAGTGGTAGTTGTAGGCTACGGTTCTCAGAAAAAGCAAACTGTAACCGCTTCGGCTTCTACACTAAAAGTATCTTCACTCAAAAATGTGCCAACCGCCAACCTGGCTTCTTCACTCGGCGGACGCGTCAGCGGCGTATTGATTCAGCAGACTGGTGGCGAGGCCGGATATGACGATCCGACCATCATCATCCGCGGATCCAGTTCGCCTACTTCCTCTTCTCCCCTGATCGTAGTGGACGGCATCATCGGACGTAGCATGTCGCAACTCGACCCCAGCGAAATAGAAAGTATGACTGTACTGAAGGATGCTTCTGCAGTAGCTCCTTATGGTGCACGAGGAGCCAATGGCGTAATCCTGATCACCACTAAACGTGGTAAAAGCGGTAAAGCACAGGTAGACTATAACTTCAAAATAGGATTTGGTACCCCTACCCGTATGCCCGAAATAGCCAGTTCTTATGACCATGCCCGCTTTATGAACGATGCATGGCGCAACAAAGAAATGGACTTGGGCGAAGATCCGGGTATGTATGGCATTTATACTGAAGAAGAGTTGCAGAAGTTCAGAGATGGTTCCGACCCTTACGGTTATCCCAATACGGACTGGAACAAAGAAGTATTGCTTCCGCGTGCCTGGCAGCAAATGCACAGTCTGACAGCAAGCGGCGGTTCGGATAAGGTGAAATATTTTGCAGGATTCGGCTACGTGAAGCAGGATGCTCTCTATGGCGACACACGCACCAATAAATCAACATCCGGCTTCAACCGATACAATGCACGTGTTAATATAGACGCCAACATTGTAGACAAATATCTGAATTTATCGGCAGACATGGCTTATCGTCAGGAAGACCGGAACAGCATTGCAGGCAGTACTTCGGATGTATTCAACAATATGCACCGTAACCCGCAGACCGACCCGGGACGCTTTCCTGACGGCAACCTGGGTAAAGTGTCACTGGGTGTGAATCCTATCGGACTGGCTACCGAAGGTGGTTGGGTGAAAGACCGTAAAAGTGTATTGAACACACGCTTCATGCTGGACTTCAATGTTCCGGGACTCGAGGGCTTGAACCTGAAAGGTATTTTCTCCTACGATAAAATATTCAATAGCATCAAAAGATGGACTACTCCGGTAGACTTCTATGTATGGAACAAAATTACAGGAGAATATGACGGACATTCACCTAACCGTGAAGGTGCCGAACTAAAACAGACATACTCAACCAGTCAAGCCATGACATTCGAGTTCCAGGCAGCTTACAACAAGACCATTGCACAAGATCACCAATTGGGAGCATTATTCGTGTTCTCACGTTCGGAAGGGGCAGACGAAAACTTCTGGGCTTCACGCACAAAATATCGTATCTATTCTATCCAGCAATTGTTTGCCGGACCGGACAAAGACAAAGACAACAGCGGCAGTGCCTCCGAAACCGGTAAAGTAGGTTCGGTCTTCCGTCTGACTTACAATTACAAAGAGAAATATATGCTGGAGGCTAACGGTCGTCTCGATGGTTCGGAAAAATTCCCGAAAAGCAAGCGTTATGGTTTCTTCCCATCTGTATCGGCAGCTTGGCGCATATCGGCAGAACCTTTCATGGAACCTTTCTCCGGAGTACTCAGCAACCTGAAGTTAAGAACTTCATGGGGACGCGCCGGAACAGACAACATCGGTCAATTCCAGTATATGTCCGCTTATGGTACCGGCGGTGATGCCGTATTTGGCGGTCAGAATCCGGAAATAGCCCCGGGATACACTGAAACCCGTTTCCCGAACCCCAATATCACTTGGGAAACTTCTGAAATGTTCAATATCGGTATAGATGCTTCGTTCTTTAACGGAAAACTTAATCTGGAAGCAGACTGGTTCTATAAAAAGACAAACGACATCCTGCGCGAACGTACGGATATGCCGGCCATCCTGGGATATAAATTGCCGGCAGCCAATGTAGGTAAAGTAGACAACAGAGGTATCGACCTGAATATCACACATCGCAATCACCTGCGCGACTTCAACTATTCTATTGCAGGCAATCTGACTTGGGCTAGAAACAAAGTCATTGACCTGCTGGAGCCGGCCGGTGAGAAAAACAATCCGAGACAGCGCAGCACGGGACACTCTATGAGCCAATATTTCGGTTATGAAGCATTGGGATTATTCCAGTCGGACGAAGAAGCCAACAACTGGCCTCAACCGCAATTCGGCAAAGCAAAGGCGGGTGATATCAAATACAAAGACCAGAACGGCGACGGTATCATCGATGCGGAAGATGAAATAGCTATCGGACGCAGCAACTATCCGGAATTGGTATACGGACTCAATCTGAATGCCGAATGGAAAGGTTTTGACATAACCTTCTTCTTCCAGGGAGCAGCACTGGCAGACTTTTATTACAATGGTTACCTGGCCTTCCCATACATCGAAGGACGCGGAGGAGCCCTGCTCGAACATCACATCGGCAACACGTGGACGCCCGAAAATCCGAAAGCTGAATTTCCACGCTTGTACTATGGAGGCAATGCCAATAACCAATTGTTCTCTTCTTTCTGGATGCGTAACGGTTCATACCTCCGTCTGAAAAATGTAGAAATAGGTTATGACTTCAAGAAGTTACTGTTATCCAAGGTATCGGAAATTCAGGGACTGCGCCTCTACTTCAGCGGCTCCAACCTGCTGACCTGGTCGCAGATCAAGTACTTCGACCCAGAATTGCGTTCCACCGACGGAAGCGCTTATCCTCAAATGAAAACCTTTGTGTTTGGTGCTAACATTACATTCTAA
- a CDS encoding RagB/SusD family nutrient uptake outer membrane protein has translation MKKINTALFCLFVLLFCSCDVLNKAPLDEIADDSFWSDETLVKYYVNDLYSEISVDGLQLQENRSDNSVSAQRDKYRASWFKFNYDMVSASDPQDDDVWEDYYVKVRKCNRFFERIGTSTIEESEKSRLTGEVHFLRAMFYFEMVKRYGGVILLDKVLTMEDNWEIPRSSEKECYDFILEDLKKATEMLPASYGSREKGRATKGAAYALKSRVELYDKRYEDVIKSCAEVYKLGYELVDGTTPEKYRSIWWTTNKDNKEIIFDVQYKSPDVYNNMMVCNMVTYINDKYGDRGWGGLGPTQELIDAFEMADGTPATQYSQAPADQVFDINTCGIYEGREPRFYANIVFHGSQIFFNADKGAVTVDRYLMDTPDKGDGSLTGYNVWKWIDYDNYNYPYAGAGSPDFSTNWIILRYAEIYLNDAEARLETGDVEGARKAVNMIRQRVGLPDLTESDPEKLRELIRKERRIEFAFEEQRFYDVRRWKIGPETQTTLHGVRFVSPTEFKVTKTDIRTWNDRLYLTPVPHDEIVRSSVLKQNLGY, from the coding sequence ATGAAAAAGATAAATACAGCCCTGTTTTGCTTATTTGTATTGCTCTTCTGTTCGTGCGATGTACTGAACAAAGCTCCACTGGACGAAATAGCGGACGACTCCTTCTGGTCGGACGAAACACTGGTGAAATATTACGTAAACGATCTATATAGCGAAATCTCCGTAGACGGACTGCAACTACAAGAAAACCGCAGCGACAATTCCGTCTCGGCACAGCGTGATAAATACCGTGCAAGCTGGTTTAAGTTCAACTATGACATGGTCAGTGCTTCCGATCCGCAAGATGACGACGTATGGGAAGATTATTACGTAAAAGTACGTAAATGCAACCGTTTCTTCGAACGAATCGGTACATCGACCATCGAAGAAAGTGAGAAGTCAAGGCTAACAGGAGAAGTTCATTTCTTGCGCGCCATGTTCTATTTCGAAATGGTAAAGCGCTATGGCGGAGTGATCTTGTTGGATAAAGTGCTCACCATGGAAGATAACTGGGAAATCCCCCGTTCATCTGAGAAAGAATGCTATGACTTCATTCTGGAAGACCTCAAAAAAGCAACAGAAATGTTGCCTGCCTCGTATGGTTCGAGAGAAAAAGGCCGGGCTACCAAAGGTGCCGCTTATGCACTGAAATCAAGAGTAGAGTTGTATGACAAACGATATGAAGACGTTATCAAAAGTTGTGCCGAAGTATATAAATTGGGATATGAACTGGTAGATGGAACCACCCCGGAGAAATATCGCTCTATCTGGTGGACTACCAATAAAGATAACAAGGAAATTATTTTCGATGTACAATACAAAAGCCCGGACGTATACAACAACATGATGGTGTGTAACATGGTGACGTATATCAACGATAAATACGGTGATCGCGGATGGGGTGGACTCGGTCCTACTCAGGAACTGATTGACGCATTTGAAATGGCAGACGGTACTCCCGCTACACAATACTCTCAAGCTCCTGCCGATCAGGTATTCGATATAAACACTTGCGGTATTTACGAGGGACGGGAACCACGATTCTATGCAAACATCGTGTTCCACGGTTCGCAAATTTTCTTTAATGCAGATAAAGGTGCCGTGACAGTAGACCGCTATCTGATGGATACTCCTGACAAGGGAGACGGTTCGCTTACCGGATATAATGTCTGGAAATGGATTGATTATGACAACTATAACTATCCGTACGCAGGTGCCGGCAGCCCGGACTTCAGTACTAACTGGATCATACTCCGTTATGCAGAGATTTATCTGAATGATGCAGAAGCGCGCCTTGAAACAGGCGATGTGGAAGGCGCACGGAAAGCAGTCAATATGATTCGTCAACGAGTGGGATTACCGGACCTCACCGAATCGGATCCGGAAAAATTACGTGAATTGATCCGAAAAGAACGCCGTATCGAATTTGCCTTCGAAGAACAACGCTTCTACGACGTCCGTCGCTGGAAGATCGGCCCCGAGACACAGACCACCCTGCACGGAGTACGTTTTGTTTCTCCTACAGAATTTAAAGTTACCAAGACGGACATTCGTACCTGGAATGACCGGTTATACCTGACACCGGTACCTCATGACGAGATTGTCCGCTCCAGCGTTCTAAAACAAAATCTGGGATATTAA
- a CDS encoding DUF5018 domain-containing protein has translation MNKIISILICCFIAGCLFVSCEQPDIPDVPNYDKTEILTFKVYNQDKEEVGTPVILSDEGVVTITVDEGTDLSNVFATCTLSSGATLSPALGGYQDWSGLNKEFTVTSASGKRSKPWTVIFKTK, from the coding sequence ATGAATAAGATAATTTCTATACTGATTTGCTGCTTCATTGCCGGCTGCCTCTTTGTTTCATGTGAACAACCCGACATACCGGACGTACCGAATTATGATAAAACGGAGATATTGACATTTAAAGTTTATAATCAGGATAAAGAAGAAGTCGGTACTCCTGTTATTCTTTCGGATGAAGGAGTCGTTACCATTACGGTAGATGAAGGTACCGATCTGTCCAATGTCTTTGCCACCTGCACCCTCTCTTCCGGAGCTACCTTGTCTCCCGCACTCGGAGGTTATCAGGACTGGAGCGGGCTGAACAAAGAATTTACTGTAACCTCGGCCAGTGGCAAACGTTCGAAACCATGGACCGTAATTTTCAAAACCAAGTAA
- a CDS encoding BNR-repeat neuraminidase N-terminal domain-containing protein translates to MKYVIILILCICSSLQMQGALSALKGGKSNLALHLDGKDNNVRTGMGILEPSWTLESWIKGDDCQWDSLEVIIGGGEYSELNWVDYLPLVVKEGKIHSSRANLSSPQTLDDQWHHVALTCDGKQTILYLDGKQVDKADTATAILPGAIGVHDVYYTFGGLIDEVRVWRSALPEQTIRRWMNRPVEATHPAFKSLWGYYNFDDLKDETSVNWVGKGHQAYHIRNGRNKYNEKAPLAHAVPNDNPAFKEFDGNQQLFNAVIIQSEWDADQGSKNDQALKLRIAVQGSKNPLKLTELKLDFTGTTDLADIEQIHIYSTGSEARSTQRKELFGNGHTPEQSLTLRPTHGEEILLQPGINYFLLTFDVRSKATPGHTLYASVPFFKLNGKKIIPETSAEEVRKQVTCNNQTQSNIVKVLQWNIWHGGIHLGNEGQQRVLDLIRSSRADVIMMQEAYGIQQMLADSLGYHLKTHSLKDNLAMYSRFPLEAIAWREPFKSNPAKITLPNGKRIMFVDCWLRYAYRPEYTSGYAEKGLDPSVWVAEDSILALPDIRNIYTKDIAPNLETDMPVIVTGDFNSCSHLDWTERAKPLHHGYGPVAFPASRYMLENGFKDSFREKNPDEVAYQGGTVAAIYGQMQMSRIDFIYYKGGLKVLSSKIVRTAPEIDYVWASDHAAVLTVFEVE, encoded by the coding sequence ATGAAATATGTAATAATACTTATCCTCTGCATCTGCTCCTCTCTGCAGATGCAGGGTGCACTTTCCGCCTTAAAAGGCGGAAAGTCTAACCTCGCCCTCCACCTCGACGGGAAAGATAATAACGTACGGACAGGTATGGGAATATTGGAACCTTCGTGGACACTGGAATCCTGGATTAAAGGGGATGATTGCCAATGGGATAGTCTCGAAGTGATCATCGGAGGAGGAGAATATAGTGAACTGAACTGGGTGGATTATCTGCCTTTGGTTGTGAAAGAAGGCAAGATTCACTCTAGCCGTGCCAATCTCTCATCACCCCAAACACTGGATGACCAATGGCATCACGTGGCACTGACCTGTGACGGAAAGCAAACCATCCTCTATCTTGACGGTAAACAAGTAGACAAAGCTGACACGGCGACAGCTATTCTTCCCGGAGCCATCGGAGTGCATGACGTATATTATACTTTCGGGGGATTAATCGACGAAGTACGTGTCTGGCGCAGCGCACTTCCGGAGCAAACCATCCGTCGTTGGATGAACCGTCCGGTAGAAGCCACTCACCCGGCATTTAAATCTTTGTGGGGATATTATAACTTCGATGACCTGAAAGATGAAACATCTGTCAATTGGGTAGGTAAAGGACATCAGGCTTATCACATCCGTAACGGACGTAACAAATACAACGAAAAAGCTCCACTGGCACATGCAGTCCCCAACGACAACCCTGCTTTTAAAGAGTTTGACGGAAACCAACAGTTGTTCAATGCCGTGATTATCCAAAGTGAATGGGATGCTGATCAGGGAAGTAAAAACGACCAGGCGCTAAAACTGAGGATTGCCGTACAAGGTTCCAAAAACCCACTGAAACTAACGGAACTGAAACTTGACTTCACCGGAACTACCGACCTTGCAGACATTGAGCAAATCCATATCTATTCTACCGGTAGTGAAGCACGTTCCACACAGCGCAAAGAGCTGTTCGGCAACGGACATACTCCCGAACAGTCATTGACACTCCGTCCCACTCACGGAGAAGAGATTCTGCTGCAACCGGGCATCAACTATTTTCTTCTCACATTCGATGTCCGCTCCAAAGCAACTCCCGGACATACCTTATATGCCTCAGTACCTTTCTTCAAGTTGAACGGGAAAAAAATTATTCCCGAAACATCTGCCGAAGAAGTACGTAAACAAGTGACTTGCAACAACCAAACACAATCCAATATAGTAAAAGTACTCCAATGGAACATCTGGCACGGAGGTATCCATCTGGGTAACGAAGGCCAACAACGAGTACTCGATCTGATTCGAAGCAGTCGTGCAGACGTTATCATGATGCAAGAAGCTTATGGCATCCAACAAATGCTGGCAGATTCGCTAGGATACCACCTCAAGACACATTCTCTCAAAGATAACCTGGCCATGTATAGCCGTTTCCCATTGGAAGCAATCGCCTGGAGAGAACCTTTCAAATCGAATCCTGCCAAAATCACCTTACCGAATGGTAAGCGGATAATGTTTGTTGACTGCTGGTTGCGCTATGCTTACCGCCCGGAATATACTAGCGGCTATGCTGAAAAAGGTCTCGACCCCTCTGTATGGGTTGCAGAAGATTCCATATTGGCATTACCCGATATCCGAAACATCTATACCAAGGATATAGCCCCGAACCTTGAAACGGACATGCCAGTCATTGTCACCGGAGATTTTAACTCGTGCAGCCATCTTGACTGGACCGAACGGGCTAAACCATTACACCACGGATATGGTCCGGTAGCTTTCCCGGCCTCTCGTTATATGCTGGAGAATGGCTTCAAGGACAGCTTCCGCGAGAAGAATCCCGACGAAGTTGCTTATCAGGGAGGTACAGTTGCAGCCATTTACGGGCAAATGCAAATGTCCCGCATTGACTTCATTTATTATAAAGGAGGACTCAAAGTATTATCTTCCAAGATCGTACGTACTGCTCCTGAAATAGACTATGTATGGGCATCAGACCATGCAGCAGTACTGACCGTATTCGAAGTGGAATAA
- a CDS encoding M56 family metallopeptidase, translating into MIDFDYSEWAILRFIGASFVLWLCYYLLFDRKAPFNQCRNYLLFSVLLAGAVSVLRIPVYPVEVVKPVKMEQIVVAQEAQTDKVSLMQIDNNGIQPDTLATAMLTDVNEAVTHQTEEEIVEEPFYVSWNYWQIAWIVYGSGVFILLVHLLVEMVRIWRLKRWGTCTTDADGICIVRNNEVVSPFSFYRMIFINRKLEGEVLRVVLLHEKAHIRNHHYRDTLFIEGLSILCWFNPFVWLVKRELRALHEFQVDRCLLSGEIELFEYQSILFEELMGYSPKVANGFHNSLIKKRFIMMKHQYKERLAGVRKIALLPLCIGVLALFSFTENPVLVEPVLPMVSVTIKAETPKVVLPEVTVDSAGNEKNFLLLDTPKIVHYVQSRDAHIVQSGAGQPLAQVSIFVPKVLDTLSAESSDGTFSQEQNINHTVDIDLRADQVVLSRAPRKNNAYVRFIERSKEDTRVTLAIPIHFDRHWLQFEKGLSIVDEDSKDVYRIRSVTRGIELNRVYWVVGQEGQMLEFTLVFPPLDRKVKTVSIRDCFPEEKGLTPPNGGAWTLDNLKVDNFQPTAVRQAEYDREGRPLRSDKLEEVTLNANQLSVSSRHNGGRTQIQKIETLPDKTLVVLSVPIHYDRNWLVINKGLCIVDCKTGDEYPVLEEAHGIEMNKLLWVEGCQGSSVLLTLVFPKLPKRVKTIDFYNKYPDAGIISPTNGSSWNWWKIKIKDYQKEPYKRVIL; encoded by the coding sequence ATGATCGATTTTGATTATAGCGAATGGGCTATTCTTCGTTTCATAGGAGCTTCATTTGTGTTATGGCTGTGTTATTACTTGTTGTTCGATCGTAAAGCACCCTTCAACCAATGCCGGAATTATTTGCTGTTTTCGGTGTTGTTGGCCGGGGCAGTATCGGTGTTACGTATTCCGGTTTACCCGGTAGAGGTGGTGAAACCGGTAAAAATGGAACAAATAGTGGTGGCGCAGGAAGCGCAAACGGATAAAGTTTCTTTGATGCAAATAGATAATAATGGGATACAACCGGATACGCTTGCAACAGCAATGCTGACGGATGTGAATGAAGCTGTCACGCATCAGACGGAAGAAGAAATAGTCGAAGAACCTTTTTATGTTTCGTGGAATTATTGGCAAATAGCCTGGATCGTATACGGTTCGGGAGTATTTATCCTTTTGGTGCATTTATTGGTCGAAATGGTGCGGATCTGGCGTTTAAAGCGTTGGGGAACTTGTACTACGGATGCCGATGGGATTTGCATCGTACGTAACAATGAGGTCGTTTCGCCGTTCTCGTTCTACCGGATGATTTTTATCAACCGGAAATTAGAAGGCGAAGTGTTGCGTGTAGTTCTGCTTCATGAAAAGGCGCATATTCGTAATCATCACTATCGGGACACTTTATTTATTGAAGGTTTGTCTATTTTATGTTGGTTTAATCCGTTTGTCTGGCTGGTAAAACGTGAACTGCGAGCCCTCCATGAATTTCAGGTGGATCGTTGTTTGCTTTCCGGCGAGATTGAATTATTTGAATATCAAAGCATCTTATTCGAAGAGTTGATGGGATACAGCCCGAAGGTTGCAAATGGTTTTCATAATTCATTAATTAAAAAACGATTTATCATGATGAAACATCAATATAAAGAACGTTTGGCAGGGGTACGCAAGATAGCGTTGCTTCCTTTATGTATAGGTGTACTGGCTTTATTCTCTTTTACGGAAAATCCGGTGCTGGTCGAACCCGTATTGCCAATGGTATCTGTGACGATAAAGGCAGAAACTCCGAAAGTCGTATTACCCGAAGTAACAGTAGACAGTGCCGGTAATGAGAAAAACTTTTTATTGCTGGATACTCCAAAGATAGTTCACTATGTACAATCAAGGGATGCTCACATCGTTCAATCCGGGGCCGGACAGCCGCTTGCGCAAGTCTCAATTTTTGTACCGAAGGTTCTGGATACACTTTCGGCAGAGAGCTCGGATGGAACTTTTTCACAGGAGCAAAACATAAATCATACTGTGGATATCGATTTACGGGCTGATCAGGTTGTATTGTCTCGTGCTCCACGTAAAAATAATGCATATGTGCGGTTCATTGAACGGTCTAAAGAAGATACTCGTGTTACTTTGGCTATTCCAATACATTTTGACAGGCATTGGTTGCAATTTGAAAAGGGGTTGTCCATCGTTGACGAAGATTCGAAGGATGTTTACCGTATTCGTTCGGTTACCCGTGGGATTGAGTTAAACCGGGTTTATTGGGTTGTGGGGCAAGAAGGGCAAATGTTGGAATTTACTCTTGTATTTCCTCCCCTTGACCGGAAAGTAAAGACAGTAAGTATCCGGGATTGTTTTCCGGAAGAGAAAGGATTGACGCCGCCCAATGGAGGCGCATGGACGTTGGATAATCTGAAAGTTGATAATTTTCAGCCGACAGCTGTCCGTCAAGCCGAATATGACAGAGAGGGACGACCTCTACGTTCTGATAAATTGGAAGAAGTGACTCTTAATGCGAATCAGCTGTCTGTTTCTTCTCGTCACAATGGTGGAAGAACGCAGATTCAGAAGATTGAAACTTTGCCTGATAAGACGTTGGTTGTTTTGAGTGTACCTATTCATTATGATCGTAATTGGTTAGTCATCAATAAAGGATTGTGTATAGTAGATTGCAAGACTGGTGATGAATATCCGGTTCTGGAAGAAGCACATGGCATTGAAATGAATAAATTGCTGTGGGTGGAAGGTTGTCAGGGGAGCTCTGTTTTACTGACACTTGTGTTTCCAAAACTTCCCAAGAGGGTAAAAACGATTGATTTCTATAACAAGTATCCGGATGCGGGAATTATTTCGCCGACTAACGGAAGCAGTTGGAACTGGTGGAAAATCAAGATAAAAGATTATCAGAAAGAACCCTATAAACGCGTGATTTTGTAG
- a CDS encoding BlaI/MecI/CopY family transcriptional regulator has protein sequence MNEQKELTKAELQIMQVLWQKENAFVNEILQELEEPRPAYNTVSTVLRVLQNKGFVAYRSFGKNYQYYPLVSKESYTNRFMNRVVDNFFSGSVKAMVSFFTKKEKMSVQEIDELIEMLKENKKE, from the coding sequence ATGAATGAACAGAAAGAATTGACAAAAGCAGAACTCCAGATCATGCAGGTGCTTTGGCAGAAAGAAAATGCTTTTGTGAATGAAATCTTGCAGGAGCTGGAAGAACCACGTCCGGCGTATAATACAGTTTCTACCGTGTTGCGTGTGTTGCAAAACAAAGGTTTTGTAGCTTATCGTAGTTTCGGAAAGAATTATCAATATTATCCGTTGGTTTCAAAAGAGAGTTATACCAATCGTTTTATGAATCGGGTTGTGGACAACTTTTTTAGCGGTTCGGTGAAAGCAATGGTTTCGTTCTTTACCAAAAAAGAGAAAATGTCGGTGCAGGAAATCGACGAACTGATTGAAATGCTGAAGGAAAACAAAAAAGAATAA